In one window of uncultured Acetobacteroides sp. DNA:
- a CDS encoding nuclear transport factor 2 family protein, translating to MKKITLLTLLVMTATASFSQSANAEISATIVALEKAALEKWNQGDPSGYINLSAPDVVYFDPFIPQRLDGIEALKELYKPLTGQIHVSRYEMVNPKVQATSSMAVLTFNLVSFGGETPQRWNCTEVYRLEKDNQWKIVQTHWSFTTPSLK from the coding sequence ATGAAAAAGATCACACTACTAACCCTACTTGTTATGACAGCAACAGCATCATTCTCGCAATCGGCCAATGCCGAGATCTCCGCTACAATTGTAGCCTTAGAAAAAGCCGCCCTCGAAAAATGGAATCAGGGCGATCCATCAGGATACATCAACCTATCCGCCCCCGACGTGGTGTACTTCGACCCATTTATTCCGCAAAGGCTCGATGGCATCGAAGCCCTAAAGGAGCTGTACAAACCACTAACTGGACAAATACACGTTTCGCGCTACGAAATGGTTAATCCCAAGGTACAAGCCACAAGCAGCATGGCTGTGCTAACATTCAACCTTGTAAGCTTCGGCGGAGAAACACCTCAGCGCTGGAACTGCACCGAAGTGTACCGCCTCGAAAAGGATAACCAGTGGAAGATTGTGCAAACCCACTGGTCCTTTACAACGCCTTCTCTCAAGTAG
- a CDS encoding helix-turn-helix transcriptional regulator: MIAQYDFFKNKYGEELLIDLIALKDIERYIRNTPIQRLTYFDITFIASGCGTFAIDSCEEDIAPNRIFFSSPGQVRKWNVTDIPDGYALIFEEEFLCTFFSDAQFVQSLSFFYTYSNPPVLDLSQSEFEHIAALLHQIKNELTTFKHTDKHLLRALLYQILVLLNRHYSKVNPLSSKSQSNRYVGPFMQLVNAQHQQNRSVDHYAQLLHITSGHLNSLVKECCGVNAKRYILSRSILEAKRLLLYSDLTIDEIAANLGYETTSYFVRAFKEHTGITPLHFKKQ; the protein is encoded by the coding sequence ATGATTGCACAATACGATTTCTTTAAGAACAAGTACGGCGAAGAGCTGCTTATAGACCTAATAGCGCTTAAGGACATAGAGCGCTACATACGAAATACCCCCATACAGCGCCTAACCTACTTCGACATCACCTTTATTGCATCTGGCTGTGGAACCTTTGCCATCGACAGCTGCGAAGAAGACATCGCCCCTAACCGTATCTTCTTCTCTTCGCCAGGGCAGGTGCGCAAATGGAATGTTACGGATATCCCCGATGGCTATGCGCTGATATTCGAGGAGGAGTTCCTCTGCACCTTCTTTAGCGATGCCCAATTCGTCCAAAGCTTGTCCTTTTTCTACACCTACAGCAACCCACCTGTGCTAGACCTTAGCCAGAGCGAGTTCGAACACATTGCCGCCCTGCTACACCAAATAAAGAACGAACTCACAACCTTTAAGCACACCGACAAGCATCTGCTACGTGCCCTACTCTACCAAATACTGGTGCTCCTAAACCGCCACTACTCCAAGGTTAATCCGCTATCATCAAAAAGTCAATCCAACAGGTACGTTGGTCCATTTATGCAGCTGGTAAACGCCCAGCACCAACAGAACCGATCGGTAGACCACTATGCGCAGCTGCTCCACATAACAAGCGGCCATCTTAACAGCCTGGTGAAGGAATGCTGCGGGGTAAACGCAAAGAGGTACATCCTTAGCAGAAGCATCTTGGAGGCGAAACGGCTGCTGCTCTATTCAGATCTAACCATCGACGAAATTGCCGCCAACCTCGGCTACGAAACTACCTCCTACTTTGTTCGAGCCTTTAAGGAGCATACCGGCATCACTCCGCTGCACTTTAAGAAGCAATAA
- a CDS encoding alpha/beta hydrolase, producing the protein MRKRDMATLFFMVALSLNVMAQPKAIDIWQGKVPGAIADPSYKFAVDTTSAYSFICRVSNPILDMYPAPTDKANGTAVVICPGGGYAGLAFKHEGAQVASWLNSLGVTAFVLKYRLPSDAIMKDKSVGPLQDAEEAIRIVRRHAKEWNISPAKIGIMGFSAGGHLAATLSTHFDEQVYKPADETSARPDFSILIYPVISMDSQLTHSGSRRNLLGDTPSEELVKHYSNELQVTANTPPAFLVHSSDDKVVPVKNSIDYALALGKYNISYELHIFKSGGHGYGLGKSDGTEKAWPEICKSWLKARGLL; encoded by the coding sequence ATGAGAAAGCGCGATATGGCTACCCTGTTTTTTATGGTAGCGCTTAGCCTAAATGTAATGGCACAACCTAAAGCCATTGATATATGGCAGGGCAAGGTGCCAGGAGCCATTGCCGATCCTTCGTACAAGTTTGCCGTTGATACAACCAGCGCGTACAGCTTTATATGTAGGGTTAGCAACCCAATTCTCGACATGTATCCTGCTCCTACCGATAAGGCAAATGGTACAGCAGTGGTAATTTGTCCTGGTGGAGGATATGCAGGACTAGCTTTTAAGCATGAAGGTGCTCAGGTGGCATCGTGGCTTAATAGCCTTGGGGTAACCGCCTTTGTTCTTAAATACCGTTTGCCTAGTGACGCTATTATGAAGGATAAATCGGTAGGACCATTGCAAGATGCCGAAGAGGCCATTCGCATTGTACGACGACATGCCAAAGAGTGGAATATCAGCCCTGCGAAGATTGGTATAATGGGCTTTTCGGCAGGAGGGCATCTTGCAGCTACGCTATCTACCCATTTCGACGAGCAAGTTTACAAACCTGCTGATGAAACAAGCGCTCGTCCCGACTTTTCGATTCTAATTTATCCTGTAATATCAATGGATTCGCAGCTAACTCATTCGGGGTCGAGGAGGAACTTGTTGGGCGATACCCCATCTGAAGAACTTGTTAAACATTATTCTAACGAGCTACAGGTTACTGCCAATACCCCTCCTGCATTCTTGGTGCATTCCTCCGACGATAAAGTTGTTCCGGTAAAGAATAGCATCGACTACGCATTGGCGCTTGGTAAGTACAATATCTCTTACGAGCTGCATATCTTTAAATCTGGTGGGCATGGTTATGGACTTGGCAAATCAGATGGAACAGAAAAGGCTTGGCCAGAGATCTGCAAAAGTTGGCTTAAGGCTAGAGGATTGCTGTAG
- a CDS encoding helix-turn-helix domain-containing protein yields MRELDLQYPTCPIRNILGRMSDKWSLLILRSLQMNGTMRYKELMGTIPDISHKMLSNTLKRLEEDCLISRKVYPEVPPRVEYTLTPIGNDLMPAVQMMVDWALVHFEEITQQQSL; encoded by the coding sequence ATGCGCGAATTAGATCTTCAATACCCAACCTGTCCAATCCGAAATATTCTAGGCCGAATGAGCGACAAATGGTCGCTGCTGATTTTACGATCACTACAAATGAATGGGACAATGCGCTATAAGGAGTTAATGGGCACCATCCCCGACATATCGCACAAGATGCTTTCCAACACGCTGAAGCGGCTGGAGGAAGATTGTCTTATCAGCAGAAAGGTTTACCCCGAAGTTCCTCCTCGCGTAGAGTATACCTTAACACCAATAGGAAACGACCTTATGCCTGCCGTTCAGATGATGGTAGATTGGGCACTGGTACATTTCGAAGAGATTACGCAGCAACAGTCCCTATAG
- a CDS encoding cupin domain-containing protein: protein MKELIVKGYSTAEGQKRTDGGNSFTIKPIIPHGTANKCNASFIEVEPGNYAFGYHYHEVNEEVFYIISGTGIVRTVKGDVTVKAGEAIAFPTGEEGAHVIRNGSDTEKLVYVDFGSASLPEIVHFPDTDKVLVVGPYSNGFYDKK from the coding sequence ATGAAAGAGCTTATTGTAAAAGGCTACAGCACCGCTGAAGGTCAAAAGAGAACTGATGGTGGAAACTCATTTACCATAAAGCCAATTATTCCACATGGCACTGCCAATAAGTGTAATGCTAGCTTCATAGAAGTGGAACCTGGCAATTATGCATTTGGCTACCACTACCACGAGGTTAACGAGGAGGTATTCTACATTATTAGCGGAACTGGTATTGTTCGTACCGTTAAGGGTGATGTTACCGTAAAAGCAGGTGAGGCCATTGCATTCCCTACAGGAGAGGAAGGGGCGCATGTTATCAGAAATGGATCGGATACCGAAAAGTTGGTGTACGTCGATTTTGGTAGCGCAAGCCTACCCGAGATCGTTCACTTCCCCGATACGGATAAGGTGCTTGTCGTTGGTCCATATTCGAATGGATTTTACGACAAAAAGTAG
- a CDS encoding NAD(P)-binding domain-containing protein, producing the protein MKIAVLGTGQVGNALASKLIQLGHQVMMGSRTSNNEKALFFLSKHASNAKIGTFAEAAAFGEIVFNCTAGSHSLEALKRASEENLNGKILVDVANPLDYSHGLPPTLTIDNTTSLGEEIQRTFPKVKVVKALNTLWCELMVDPGMLNGGDHDIFICGDDDDAKKQVMGLLTSFGWKETNMIDLGHIAKARGTEMYIALWLSIFSSTNNSKFNIKVVR; encoded by the coding sequence TGCTAGGAACCGGGCAGGTTGGCAATGCCTTAGCTTCGAAACTTATACAGCTCGGTCATCAGGTTATGATGGGCTCCAGAACCAGCAACAACGAAAAGGCATTATTCTTTCTGTCGAAGCATGCCTCCAACGCCAAGATAGGCACCTTTGCCGAAGCGGCAGCCTTTGGCGAAATCGTATTCAACTGCACGGCAGGCAGCCATTCGCTCGAGGCGCTTAAGCGTGCCAGCGAAGAGAACCTTAACGGAAAGATTCTGGTAGATGTGGCCAATCCACTCGACTACTCGCACGGGTTACCTCCTACGCTAACCATCGACAATACCACCTCGCTTGGCGAAGAAATTCAAAGAACCTTCCCCAAGGTTAAGGTTGTAAAGGCATTAAATACGCTTTGGTGCGAGCTTATGGTTGATCCAGGAATGCTCAACGGAGGCGACCACGACATTTTTATTTGCGGAGATGATGATGACGCGAAAAAGCAGGTGATGGGACTTTTAACTTCGTTCGGATGGAAGGAAACGAACATGATAGACCTTGGCCACATTGCAAAGGCACGAGGAACCGAAATGTACATCGCACTTTGGCTAAGCATCTTCAGTTCCACCAACAACAGCAAGTTTAATATAAAGGTTGTGCGATAG